Within the Pelagovum pacificum genome, the region GTCGGCGAGAACATCGGCGACGGCATCAGCGCAGGCATGCGGTCCCGCTTGGACAACATCACGACGACGGCGCGCTCGATGGCGCAGATCGCCACCTCGACGGTGCGCTCCGAACTGCAGATCCAGTCTCCATCGCGTGTCATGGCCGAGCTCGGCGCCTACTCGGCCGAGGGCTTCGCGGAAGGGTTGGAGGAAGGTGGCGAGGCGGCCGAAGATGCGATGGAAAGCCTCGCCGATCGCGTCCGCGAAGTCGCGGAACGCGAGCAGGACATGATCGACGCCGGCCGGAAAATGGGGTCCGATCTCGTGTCGGGGATCATCGACGGCATGGGGCGCGGCGATCTCGGCGGTGGCCTCGAGGATCTGCTCGGCGGCTTCCAGGGCGACTTCACAGGCTGGCTCACGCAAGGGCTCGGCGCGAACTTCGGCACGATGATGCAGACGGCCGCCCCGATCCTCGGCGGTGTCAGCGCGGCGATGCAGCTCATCGACGGGTTCTCGAGCGAGGAAACCATTGGGGAAGGGCAGCGGGGCCGGCTCGGTGTCAGTGGCTCCTACGTCGACGACTGGGAGCGGATCAGGCGCGAGACGTTCTGGGGGCTCTCGTCTTCGACCTCGACCGAGTACGATCGGAATGCCCGTGCCAGTGCCGAGGCGACGAAGTCCGTTGCCGCCATGACGGCCGGCGTCGAAGACATGGCCGCTGTGTTCGGCGGTGCTGTCGGCGACGTCCGCGCCGTGTCCGTCGAGTTCGATAGCCGGAACGGCGGCAGCCTCGCCGACGGCCTGCAGGCGCTGAACGAGGCGGAAGCGATCGCTGCGCTCGGCACTCGTAGCCTGACTCGTGAATACGAGACCCACGCCGGCGCACTCGAGCGGATCTCGTCGGTTGCCGGAACACTGCGCCTGACCGACGGCATGTTCGGCCTCTCGGGTCGCACGGTCGGCCCAGTCATGGCGAACGACGCATCACGGGCCTTCGACCGGTTCGGCGGCCCGGACGCCTACGCCGCAGGCGCCCAAACGATCTTCGGAGGCATGTCCCCGAGCGAACAGCTGAAGGTGCTTCGGCAGCAAGTCGCGGCGCAGGCTCGTGGCACGGGATACTCCTTGAGCGATGTCGACACCGCCGCCGAGGTGTCCCGTCGGTTCCAGACTGCCAACAAGAACCGCAACTATGGCAACGCCGCTTTTCTGGCGTCGATTGCCGACTCCGCGGCCCAGATGGATCGATTGCGCGAGACCATCGCGGGCACGGGTAGCGCTGCGAAAGAGGCGGCGGCGGCGCAGCGCGAAGCCGCGCGGGCCGAACGTGAGCGCATGGTAAGCGAGCAGCGCGGTCTGGAGATCCAGCGGCTCCAGGTGCTCGGTCAGGAGCACAAGGCTTTCCAGCTTCAGCTGGCGGAGACGCCGGCACATCTGCGTCGCGCCACGATCGCGCTGCGCGATGCGCAGGACGCGGCGGCCTACCAAGCCGAGCGCACCGGTCTGGTCGATCGTCTCCTGACGGCGCGCGGCGACCAGATCGAACTGGACAAGCGGTGGCTCGACAGCCTGCACGATCGCAACCGGGCGCTCGGGGAGACGATCCTGAAGGAGGAGCGCGCCGCTGCCGCGACGGCCGAGATGGCCCGCGCGATGTCAGAATACGCCGATGCCCTCGACCCCGAGGACTTCGGCAGCCGGCTCGAGTATATGATCGAGTATGCCGCCCGCAGGAGCGGTGAGCGGACCGGTGGCGGTGCCGTGTCCTACGTCGGACCGGTCAGCGCCAGCGGCTCCACCTCGACGGTCAATGCGGACGCGCCGCAGACCGTGGCCCTGCTGCGCGAGGTCAAGCAGTTGCTCGAGTCCGGTCTCGGAAGCTCGGCCGCTACGACCAAGCGCATCGAATCCAGCCTTCGGCAAATCCGTGACAACGGCGTCTTCGTCAAGAACCCCCCGAGGGCCCGTCTGAGGGTGACCAGCTCATGAGCCTTTACGTTGTCGAGCGCCAGCTCGGGCTGTCCGACCTGACAAGCGTCACGTCCGACGGCGTCACTCTCGGGTTTCCGGACAGTGCCTGGAACTACAACGGCGCCACCAGTTACAACAAGAACGACCTCGTGGTGCGCAACTTCTACTGGTATCAGTCGCTGGTCGGGTCGAACGCCGGGCATGATCCAGAGGATGATGACCAGGACGACCCGAGCTACTGGCTGAAGGTTGTCGCGGTCGCGCTATTGCGGCTCTTCGACAGCGGGGTCGATACCCGCCTCGGCGAGGATCCGGAAATCGTAGTAGGAGACTGGGGGCCGATCAGCGGACCCGTCGTCATCAACTTCGACGACATCGCCCACACGAAGGTCGACACCGTCTACCTCGAAGGGCTGAAGGATGCGACCTCCGCGCGCCTGCAGGTCTACGATAGCAGCGACGTGCTGGTCTACGATCAGACCAAGACGCTGATCGACGAAAGCCCGATCTATGACTGGCTGACCTGGCTGACCTACGAGGCCGACGACTTCTACCGCACGAACGTCCTGTTCTGGGATGTCCCGGCCTTCTCTGGCTACCGGATCGTCCTGACGCTCGAGGGCGGCCACCCGGCGATCGGCGAGGCGTTCGCGGGTCGCCGCGTCTACCTTGGCGACTTGAACAACGGCGGCAGCACCGACACCGACGACTTCTCGTCGAAGGACCGCAACGTCTGGGGCGATGTCGAGCTGGTCGAGCAGGGCTATGCGGAGATCGCCGACTACGTCGTCGGACTGAACCGCAGCCAGAAGCAGTTCGTGCAGCGCATCGTTCGGCGCAACCGGGCGAAGGTCCAGCTCTGGACCCCGCCACCCGACTTCTCGTTCACCGACGCTACGATCCTCGGATATCCGCGCGACGGCGTGGTGTTCCCGATGTCGAGCGATTTCCGCCTGACGGCGTCCATTCCCATCACCGGCATCAAAGCGAGCTGAGACATGGCTGAAGTTACAACGACGATTTCCCTGCTGCCGGCGACGGCTCAGATCCACGAAGACGGCTACTCAGGCATCATGCAGGCCTGGGCGGCAGCCCTTCCGAACCACAGCGCCGAGATCAACGCGGTTAGCGCCGAGATCAACGTGGTGGCCGCAGAAATCAACGTTCAGGCCCAGGCCGCGCTTGCCGCCGGCCGCTGGTATGAGGATGTCGACACTGGTATGTCCGAAACCTCGTCCGGCGAGACCTTTTCGACCACCAACAAGGCCGGTGAGTTCGAGCTTTACCTGAACAACGACGATGACGATCTTCTGCTCGGAACCTTCCCGACGCAGACCGCGCTACTCGCAACACAAAGCGCTGTCGAGACTGCACAGGTTGCCGCCGAAACCGCCCGTGACCTTGCCGAAACCTATGCTGGTGCGGTCGATCGGGCCACTTCGGTTGCGGGTTTGGTCGATCCGTCTACCGTTGCCAATGGTGCGCACGCCATCGTTTCCGGGAGCGGCGACCCAGACATCGACGGTCTCTATGAAGAACAGTCGGATACTTGGGTGCGCATTGGAGACACCGGCCTCGCCAGCAAACTTGCTCAGGCCGCCTTCAACCGGTTCTCGGCTGGATACGGTGACTTTCAAGGTGCCGGAGATACAGTGCCTATCGTGGCAACCACGCGAGGCGATGGCACAGGACTCGCTATCCTATTCGGGTTCAACAGGGTCTTGGGGCGACTGGTCGGCGAAGGTATCCCCGACGAGCCTGTGCAGGACACCATCGACTCGAGCTTTCCTGGACACGCCCTCTACAACGGGGAAGGCCCGATCATCCCCATCGTCGGCAACTCCGACTCTGGAATCATCTTGGGTTACGATCTTTCGACGGACAAGCTGGTGGGGGCGGGTCTCGCCGCGTCTTCGAGTTCGCCGCAACGCGAGCGCCGCGACAAGACGGTTCCGACTGCCGATATGCTTCAGGCTATGGTCTACGGTCAGTCGTGGAGCCTTGGCACCGGCTCGGACGGCCCGCTCACGACCGTTCAGCCCTACAACAACATCACGTTCTCCAGCGGTCCGGTGACCGGCTCGTCAGGCACCACGTCCAAGGCGCTTGTCGAGGGCGCAAACGAGAGCCCGTGTTCGATCATCGCCAACATGGCCTATTCCTACGGTCTCAGCCTTGGCGCTTTCGGAGACGAGCAGGTGTTCTTTGCGTCGTCTGCGGGGCAGGGGTCGCGAGAGATCGACGAGCTCGACGCGGACAGCACCCGCTGGGAGCTCGTGCAGGACCAGCTGACCGACGCGGGCACCATTGCCGCCAACGCGGGAGACACCCACAAGATCGCTGCGATGTGCTGGATCCAGGGCCAGGCGGACATCGCCAGTCCGGTGACGCCGCAGGAAACCTACTACGGCCTGTTCACGGCGATGGCCGACGATTTCGCGGCGGAGGCGACGGGGCAGACCGGGCAGACCGAAAGCCCGGTGATCCTCTACACCCAGACGGCACGGCTCACGTCTTCCCGCGATCAGGTCGCGCTCGCACAGCTCCAGGCCGACGGCTACGGCGACATCATGTATCTTGTGACGCCGGAGTATTTCCTGCCGTTCAGCGACGATGATCTGCACCCTACGGAAGTCGGCCACCGCTGGTATGGGGCATATCTCGGCCGCGCGCTGGCGGAAGTGCTGGCGGGCTACGAGCCGCAGCGTCTCAAGCCTCTAGGTGCGATCACCCACGGCGCGGAGGTCCACATTCGCTTCAAGGTGCCGCGCGGCCCGCTGGTCTTCGACACGTCGAATATGGAGCCGATGACCAATCACGGGTTCCAAGTGAAAGACGACGGCAGCACGGTTTCGATCGCAAGCCTGCGCATTCGCGACGACAAGGTGGTCATTCGTTTGGCTGATGCCCCGACTGGTCCGGTAACCGTCTCCTACGCGCTCTCGGAAAGCCAGTCGTGGGTTGGCGCCGAGCAGGTCTCCGGGGGCAACCTTCGCGACAGCTCTGCCGATACCGTGCTGATCTCCGGCGTCAGGCGGCCGCTCTTCAACTGGTCCCCCCACTTCGCCTTCACCGCGCCCATCTCCGAGGAGTAGAGACATGGCCAACCCGTTCTTCGTTCTCAACGTGCCCTCGACCAACGCGGTCGGGACACTCGACCCCGCCGACGTGACCCTCTACGGAGACGCCGAGGTTGGCGCGTGGGGGCACTGGCTGTTCGGGCCCGATGCTGACAGCTACTACGGCCTGAATGGTCGGCAGCTGACCGAGCAGGACGCCGCGCCGGCGTTCTCGACGAACTATGTCAGCTTGCCGGTGGCGAACGGTGACGCGCTGCTGACCGGCTTGAACCCGATTACCGCCGGGCTGACCAGCTGGACCTTCTGCGGCGTCCTGCAGCGGCCCGCCGCGCTTGCGGCGACGGTGAGCCTGTTCGGCAACATCGTGGGTAGCCAGGGCTCAGGCCTCTACCTCGCCTCCGGCGTGCGCATGGCGGCAAACTATGGCGGATCGAACCAGACGGCGAACTCGTCCATGCTGCTGCCGGATGACGAGCCGGTGTTCGTCGGGGTTTCGATGGACTGGTCGACCTCGATCAACAATCTCAACTTCGTCCTCGGCGGCGTCGGGCAGTCGAACCACTCAAAAGGCACAGGTTCGCTAGCACACCGCGACGCAGCCTTCGCTGTCGGCAACCGGGACTCCGCGTCAGCCGACGCGAACCTCGTGCGTTTCCACGAGGCGATGATGTTCACGTCAGCCCTGACGCCGGCGCAGATGAACGCCATCAACACCCGATCGGTCACGCGGATGGCAAACCGCGGCGTGGTCATCGACGGTCCCGTGTAGGCGGCTGACCACAACATTCAACAATGCGACTGATGAACAAGCCACCATCAAGAGCTCTGTTATTTCCGAGGTAATCAACATGTCATATGTAGAAGTAGAGTTGCCATCATCTATTGATATTAAAACAGCCCAAGAACTGGTTCAGAGCGGGCGGTTGACGCTAGTGCAAGACTCCGCAAATGTTGCGGGAGCACAGTGGTCTGAGTCTATGGTTGAGCGCTTCTTCCTTGACATGCTGGAGGCTTCAGGTGGCGCGAAATTTCAAAGAGTGGGCCCGCGGGATTCAAGACCCATCGCCGGAAGACCCGGAATTCGAGTCTATCTTCTCGAACTTACTTGCGCCGGGAGCGAACGCGCTCACGATCCCGATCTTACCGAGCAAGACATCGCTTGCTGGCTATTGCTATTGGAACGTTGAAAGTTGCTGTGATAAACTCGGCGGAAAATTAATTTTTGGTTGGCAAGTTACAACTATTAAGAGGTTTTTCGTGCAAGCCGTGCACCACGCAGTCTGGGAAGCGCCGGATGGCAGATTAATTGACCCGACGCCCAAACTTGCTGCGAGCCCTCACAGCGGTACGTTTTGCCCGGACGGATCTGATCTGAATTTCCACGCCTTTGATCGTTTCCCAAAGAGAGTTTGGGCAGTCAAACATCAGGACGCACAAGAATGGAAGAGATACGATCTGATGTATGACCGCCTACGCATTGAGCAAGTAAAGTTTGGTACCGCTTCGAACAAACTCTCTGATTTTGAAAGGCTAGATCGCCCGAAGTGGAAAAAAGCTGAGCAGAGAATGCTTCACCGTGCATCACGTAGGGGAGAAGAGTGTCTGTGTGGTTCCGGTAAATCGTATGGCCGCTGTCACGGTCTGTGAGGCAAGCTACTGAGCCGCATTAGGCAGCGGCTCCAAGCCTTATCAATTCGATAGCCTCGAGAATAGGCTTTGGCCCGCGGCCTAGATGCTTATCAATCGGCGGAGGTCAATACCAAACCGGTCGGTAGAGGCTGACTCATGGCAATTAGCGATCTCATCAAGTCGCGTCGACTATGAGGACGAGGAATTCGTAGCGGCCAGCCTTTTGCTCGTCTTTCGAAGCAATGGTGGAGTCGACTTTCGACAAAAACATGGGTTAGACCGAATGGCACTCTTGAGAATGGCGAGAGGCATCGCCGACCACTTCCCGATCCGCGTGACAGAATGGGCCATGATCGTGCCGGCCTTCGGCATGGGCGTCGCGCTCTGGCTGCAGGACGATATGTTCACCACGTCGCCGAGCTTCGCAAAGCTCGCACAATGGGGCGACGAAAGCATGTGGTGCGTCCTCGTGTTGCTCTGTGCCGTTGCCCGGCTGGGCGCCCTGACGATCAACGGCAGCTTCCAAGCGTTCCCCTACACGCCACACCTGCGCGCAGCGGCCTCCCTCATTGGGATCACCTTCTGGGGCCAGTACTCAATCGGGTTTCTCGCGGCTGCCCTCTACGGAGGCGGTGCTTGGTCAGGAGTGATCGCCTACTCGACGTTCGTGATCCTCGAGCTCGTCAATCTGTCCCGGTCGACCGGCGACATCCGCCGGGTGAGGGGGAAGTGAATGTGGGACTCGCTCAAAGATGCCGCCTGGCTCGACAGTGCCAGCGCCTTTCTTCTGGCTGTAAGTGCCGTCCTCGCCGTTCTCTTTGGCTATCGGTCGGCGCGACCGCGTGGTGAACAGCCGGCTGAGCCGCAGCAGCTTTCGGTCGCTGGTGCTCTGATCGATGGTCAGGAGGCGAGAAAGCTGCGCGCGTCGATCGATGCCAACACCGACGCGCTGCACAACAACACCGAGGCTGCCAAGGGCGTCTCGGTCGCCGCAGAGCGCATGGAACGTTCGCTCGGCGATGTGAAGGACGAACTAATCCGGAGTCAGTACCGCAAGTAGCAAGGGCAGGGCTTTGCTCTGTCGAAAGCAAGGGGTCGGCAGTTTGACGTGATGCCGAGCACGGGCCCCGTCGAAATCTGCCGCTGATCACCACAACCGTCAATTGAAACCAGCCCGCCTCGCGCGGGCTTTTCCGCGTCCACGCGACGCTCATCCATGGAGACGCGACATGCGCTTCGTTCCCAACTCCCGCACGATCATCGCCCGCGCTCACTCGATGTGGGCGTTCTACCTCGGCCTGCTGTTCATCTGGTTGCCCGAGATCATCTACCTCGCCGCCGGCATCGACACGAACCCGCGCGTCTGGTTCATCCTCGGCACGGTCGCGATCCTCTACGGCATCGTCGGCCGGTTGCTCGACCAGTCGATCGACCGCTCGAAGGTCGAAAGCCCGGCATGGATCGCTGGCCTGGCTGTGCTCGTGGTCGGCGCGGTCCTCTGGTCCGACATCCGGACGCCGGCGCCTGAACCGCGCCTCGAGCCGCTCCCGGTCAGCCAGACGGCCGAGTCCGCCACGATGGGCGTCGCCGTCCCGCTGGTCGCCCGGTGGGAGGGGCTGCGCACCGAGGCCTACCTCGACCCCGTCGGCGTCCCGACCATCTGCTACGGGCACACCAGCGGCGTCCGGCTCGGTGACCGCATGAGCGAGAGCCAGTGCCAGGCTCTGCTCGACACGGAACTCCGCGACTACCGGGCAAGCCTGCACCACTACTTCACGCCGCAGACCATTTCCGGCCGCCTGACGCCGTACCGGGACGCCGCCTACACCTCGTTTGCCTACAATGTCGGGACGGCGGGGGCAGGGGGCTCCACCGCGACCAGGCGGCTCAATGCGGGCGACATCGCCGGCGGCTGTGAGGCGCTGACCTGGTGGAACAAGGCTGGCGGGCGCGTGATGCGCGGCCTCGTCAATCGTCGGGCCGAAGAGCGCGATCTCTGCCTTCGCGGCCTCGGGACCCGGACATGAATCCGTTCGCCGCCTTCGCCGCGATCGGCGTCCTGATCGCGGCCTACGCGCAGGGATGGCTGCTGCCGGCGATCGGCTTGCTTCTGGTGTGCCTCTACCTCTGGCAAGTCGGAAAGCACCTCTGATGCGCGTCGCGGTCATCTGCACGGTGCTGGCCGCCGTGATCACCTCGGCCGTCTGGATCGGCCTCACTCGCGGGCGCGACGATCGCGACCGCCTTAGCACCGACGAAAGGATCGAAGATGCGCGCGACGCTTGCCCTGGTGATCTTCCTTGGCACGACCGGCTGCTCTGCTCCGATCGGTAGCTTGGCGGTATCGCAGGCGGAGGTCTGCGACGAGCTCGAGCGGCCGATCGCCGAGCTCCGCCGTGGGCTGACCGCCCATCCCGAAACGCACGACGACGTCGGCGGACCGGGCGTCGAAGTCATCATCACCGCAGAGGCGGGGTGTCGTCTCTGATCCGCCGCCGGTCGGTCCACCGGCAAAACCACGGGGCCGCTGCCATGTCGCAAGCCTCGAAACACGGGGACCCGTTGTACGTTCTGACGTGCCCGTCCCGGCACAACCCCGCCCCTCGGCCTGCCCGGCCGGGGGGCTTTTTTGATCCCGGGGGCTGATAATAATCGATCATGCAGTGTGCCGGGGCTACGATGTCGGCAAACTTCAAGACGGATAAGCTGTGAAGACGAGGGGGATTTATGACGAACTTGAAGGATTGTTGGGACAAATTGGAGATACTAGCGAAGCTACTTGGTGCTGTCCTAGTCCCAGTTGTCATAGGTGGCGCTGCGTACTTGTTGAATGATCGAATAGCGAAGCGGAGTGCGGCCGCCGACCTCATGGCGGTTGCGGTCGGGGTGTTACAGGAACCGGTTGAAGATGGCCGATTGAACGATCCACTTCGCGATTGGGCGATCGCAGTGCTACAGTCGCCTGACGAAGTTGTGCCGTTGACTGACTCCGCTGCCAACGAACTAAATCTCAGATCCTTGAGTGCCCTTTATTCAGAGTTCGATTTAGAAAAAGGCTATTTCTTAACGCCGTGGCCAAGAAATGTCCCAGAGGGCGAGCTCTATGATCTGGACGATCTCATTCAAGAGCCTTATCGCAGAGAGGGCGCTGAGGGACCTCAGTAGGAACTAGGCCAGATGCCGTTGGACATCTAGAAGTCTCTCTCTCTGGGGCATTGGCATCTCACACCTGTCGGCCTGAGTGCCCGCCAATGCTCGATCCGCTCTTCCACGACGCCGCGACCCACCTGGAGATCACATGCTCGTCCTGCCGGCACACAGTTACGATCTGGAGGAAGGATGCGGACGCGCAACTCGTGCTTCTCTCGCGCCATGAGTTCGAGCGCCGGGTCGTCTGCAGCCGTTGCGGCACGAAGCGGCCGTGGGTTAAAGCGCTGCCGCCGGAGCGGCGCGGGCCGAACCGGTTCGGTTGAGGCCGGAATTAAAGCGTCGTGGTTGTTGGAGCGATCGCGGATAATTGTTCGGCCAATAATATCCAAGGTATTGTAGTCTTACTTCCTAGATAATTTTTATCGGTACCGCAGGGCCTGCCTAGCTCTCTCGAGTACATCGACACCTTCATTCACAATGTCATCTTGCAAGCTGACTATTGTCCTAGCAACTTCTGACCCATCAAGTTTCGCAACCAATTTATCATTCTCAACAGCATAACCGTTTGTAGTTAGCCTAAGAATTTCAACTTTTCGAATAAAGTCCGTCGCGTCGACCCCGGTTTCTGGCGCAAGCAACTTCAGTAGGTTGAGGTCCCTATTAAATTTTGACCGCAAGTCAATTTCCATTTGTGGTTGAGGATCAATTGGCTTGTTTGCCAAGATATATGCTGAGTGCATTTCGTAGGATCTGTCGGCTTTTTTGACTTCATCCAAGTTGGTTATCAGTTCTTTCACCAAGTTCGAGAAAACCTCATATCGCGCGCGCCGCTCGCCATTGTTCTGGTTTATCCAGTCTCTGAGGATTGGGAGAGGGACCGATATGACTGATGTGATTGCGGTGGCTGATGCCGAAATCAGGAGTGCGACATTTGCGATGGTCCATTCCATATTTCTCTCCCATTCTTCTTAGGTTGGCGAAGTCAAAAACATGATCTGCACCATGCATGTGTTGCCGCCGGATTGGTATAGGCCGAATCGGTTTGGTTGACCCCGATCAATTTACTTTCATGGGCAGCAGTCTTACGAACCGTGCGGAGGCTCGCTGAACCTGGCAAACCGGCATTACCTCGGTCAAACCGGGAACAGAGCCCTTTTACATGACGCTCCCTTGGCGAAACACCAATAGCTTGGCGAGGGAGCGGGATGTTTACACCGAGCGTGTCAGGGGTTCACC harbors:
- a CDS encoding SGNH/GDSL hydrolase family protein, yielding MAEVTTTISLLPATAQIHEDGYSGIMQAWAAALPNHSAEINAVSAEINVVAAEINVQAQAALAAGRWYEDVDTGMSETSSGETFSTTNKAGEFELYLNNDDDDLLLGTFPTQTALLATQSAVETAQVAAETARDLAETYAGAVDRATSVAGLVDPSTVANGAHAIVSGSGDPDIDGLYEEQSDTWVRIGDTGLASKLAQAAFNRFSAGYGDFQGAGDTVPIVATTRGDGTGLAILFGFNRVLGRLVGEGIPDEPVQDTIDSSFPGHALYNGEGPIIPIVGNSDSGIILGYDLSTDKLVGAGLAASSSSPQRERRDKTVPTADMLQAMVYGQSWSLGTGSDGPLTTVQPYNNITFSSGPVTGSSGTTSKALVEGANESPCSIIANMAYSYGLSLGAFGDEQVFFASSAGQGSREIDELDADSTRWELVQDQLTDAGTIAANAGDTHKIAAMCWIQGQADIASPVTPQETYYGLFTAMADDFAAEATGQTGQTESPVILYTQTARLTSSRDQVALAQLQADGYGDIMYLVTPEYFLPFSDDDLHPTEVGHRWYGAYLGRALAEVLAGYEPQRLKPLGAITHGAEVHIRFKVPRGPLVFDTSNMEPMTNHGFQVKDDGSTVSIASLRIRDDKVVIRLADAPTGPVTVSYALSESQSWVGAEQVSGGNLRDSSADTVLISGVRRPLFNWSPHFAFTAPISEE
- a CDS encoding SEC-C domain-containing protein; translated protein: MARNFKEWARGIQDPSPEDPEFESIFSNLLAPGANALTIPILPSKTSLAGYCYWNVESCCDKLGGKLIFGWQVTTIKRFFVQAVHHAVWEAPDGRLIDPTPKLAASPHSGTFCPDGSDLNFHAFDRFPKRVWAVKHQDAQEWKRYDLMYDRLRIEQVKFGTASNKLSDFERLDRPKWKKAEQRMLHRASRRGEECLCGSGKSYGRCHGL
- a CDS encoding lysozyme, with the translated sequence MRFVPNSRTIIARAHSMWAFYLGLLFIWLPEIIYLAAGIDTNPRVWFILGTVAILYGIVGRLLDQSIDRSKVESPAWIAGLAVLVVGAVLWSDIRTPAPEPRLEPLPVSQTAESATMGVAVPLVARWEGLRTEAYLDPVGVPTICYGHTSGVRLGDRMSESQCQALLDTELRDYRASLHHYFTPQTISGRLTPYRDAAYTSFAYNVGTAGAGGSTATRRLNAGDIAGGCEALTWWNKAGGRVMRGLVNRRAEERDLCLRGLGTRT